Proteins from a genomic interval of Desulfovibrio piger:
- a CDS encoding phage tail protein has product MPTVTVVPSDSLIIVDGAALVFPFDAPTNLHALQWRGGTGHTEWTDGPNQPLTAEDYDEQVAPFVKLWQAEKARLEKKAAEEAAARALPDAKSAKQSEIQNGYDAALAASLTMPAASPTAQDVSIGAALLAVDDAEGLAYVQALHAARRDELLAAVEAAETVEAVQAVVVDYDV; this is encoded by the coding sequence ATGCCCACTGTTACTGTTGTCCCCTCCGATAGCCTGATCATCGTCGATGGCGCGGCCCTCGTTTTCCCGTTTGACGCCCCGACAAATCTGCATGCCCTGCAATGGCGTGGGGGCACTGGCCATACCGAGTGGACGGATGGCCCCAACCAGCCACTGACTGCTGAGGATTATGACGAGCAGGTCGCGCCGTTCGTGAAGCTCTGGCAGGCGGAAAAAGCACGCTTGGAGAAGAAAGCCGCCGAGGAGGCTGCCGCCCGTGCGCTCCCCGATGCCAAGTCCGCCAAGCAAAGCGAGATCCAGAACGGCTACGACGCCGCTCTGGCGGCCTCCCTGACCATGCCCGCCGCTTCTCCTACGGCGCAGGACGTGAGCATCGGCGCGGCCCTGTTGGCTGTAGATGATGCGGAGGGGCTGGCGTATGTGCAGGCTCTGCATGCCGCCCGCCGTGACGAACTGCTGGCCGCCGTGGAGGCCGCCGAGACCGTAGAGGCCGTGCAGGCCGTGGTCGTGGACTATGACGTATAG
- a CDS encoding baseplate J/gp47 family protein — MPFERPSLRELIARIQADMDSRLDGQPWLRRRLLAILARMEGGVAHGLYGYLDWLARQIMPDTAETEHLERWASIWGITRRAATQAAGYAVFSGEDGAAIPAGTEVQSPSGQIYATLADAWIEDGTARAAIEAVEAGPDGNASDATPLQLTIPVAGVQARAAASGNITGGAAAETDASLRTRLLSRIRTLPSGGAARDYVTWTLEVAGVTRAWCYPGEMGRGSVTVRFMMDDTYTNGIPQPEDVQRVADHLDGLRPVTADVYVVAPVPEPVNLDLRISPDNPRLRVVVAEAVWAVLRRDAVPGGTVVISRLNEAISGAEGEEDHVLLSPTQNIQIPTGKIAVLGSITWEEA; from the coding sequence ATGCCATTTGAACGTCCCTCCCTCCGGGAACTCATTGCCCGCATCCAGGCCGATATGGACAGCCGTCTTGACGGCCAACCCTGGCTGCGCCGCCGCCTGCTGGCCATCCTGGCCCGCATGGAGGGCGGCGTGGCCCACGGCCTGTACGGCTATCTGGACTGGCTGGCCCGGCAGATCATGCCGGATACGGCCGAGACCGAACATCTGGAACGCTGGGCCTCCATCTGGGGCATCACACGCCGGGCCGCCACACAGGCAGCCGGGTATGCCGTTTTCAGCGGCGAGGATGGTGCCGCCATTCCCGCCGGTACGGAAGTACAGAGCCCGTCCGGGCAGATCTACGCGACCCTGGCCGATGCCTGGATCGAAGACGGTACGGCCCGTGCGGCCATCGAGGCTGTGGAGGCCGGGCCGGACGGCAATGCATCCGACGCAACGCCCTTGCAGCTGACCATACCGGTGGCAGGCGTCCAGGCCCGGGCCGCAGCTTCCGGCAACATCACCGGCGGCGCGGCAGCGGAAACGGATGCCTCCCTGCGCACGCGCCTGCTGTCGCGCATCCGCACCCTGCCGTCGGGCGGGGCCGCGCGCGATTACGTTACCTGGACACTGGAGGTGGCGGGCGTGACCCGCGCCTGGTGCTACCCGGGCGAGATGGGCCGTGGCTCCGTGACCGTGCGCTTCATGATGGACGATACCTATACAAACGGCATCCCCCAGCCGGAAGATGTGCAGCGCGTCGCGGATCATCTGGACGGTCTGCGGCCGGTCACGGCGGATGTCTATGTGGTGGCCCCCGTGCCGGAGCCCGTCAACCTTGATTTGCGCATCAGCCCGGACAATCCCCGGCTTCGCGTGGTGGTGGCCGAGGCCGTCTGGGCCGTCCTGCGTCGCGATGCCGTGCCCGGCGGCACGGTCGTCATCTCCCGCCTTAACGAGGCCATTTCCGGTGCTGAAGGTGAGGAAGACCACGTTCTCTTGTCTCCCACCCAGAATATCCAGATCCCCACCGGCAAGATTGCCGTGCTGGGCAGCATCACCTGGGAGGAGGCATAG
- a CDS encoding YmfQ family protein codes for MSYREQFFALQPPGQALPTDPDSVWGRLLDGLAREYGRTESRSSALVRESDPRQSAELLPDWERVCGLPGDCAIAWDSTLQARRAAVVAQLTGAGGQRIAYFQQLAALLGLSIRVTEYRPFLTGLSRCGQRLNGDHGVRFVWSVVVRGQRVLRFRCGASVPGERLLDFARREDLECLLRLYAPAHTVIIIGYEE; via the coding sequence GTGTCCTACCGCGAGCAGTTCTTTGCCCTGCAGCCGCCGGGTCAGGCCCTGCCCACAGACCCGGACAGCGTCTGGGGCCGCCTGCTGGACGGTCTGGCGCGGGAATACGGCCGCACGGAGAGCCGGAGCAGCGCCCTGGTACGGGAATCCGATCCACGGCAGTCCGCGGAGCTGTTACCCGACTGGGAGCGCGTCTGCGGCCTGCCCGGAGACTGCGCCATCGCCTGGGACAGTACCTTGCAGGCCCGCCGTGCGGCCGTGGTAGCCCAGCTGACCGGCGCCGGGGGCCAGCGTATCGCCTATTTTCAGCAGCTGGCGGCCCTGCTGGGCCTTTCCATCCGCGTCACGGAATACCGCCCCTTCCTGACCGGACTTTCCCGCTGTGGCCAGCGCCTCAACGGCGACCACGGCGTGCGCTTCGTCTGGTCCGTGGTGGTCAGGGGGCAGCGTGTGCTGCGCTTTCGCTGTGGGGCCAGTGTGCCGGGGGAACGCCTGCTGGACTTTGCCCGCCGGGAAGATCTGGAATGCCTGCTGCGCCTCTACGCCCCGGCCCATACGGTAATCATCATCGGATACGAGGAATAA